The window AGCACCTTCCATGCGGCACTGAAGGCCGCGCTGCAGGACAGCACCGAGACAATCAATCTGGAATTCCGAACCAGCGCCAGCGGCCTTCGCTGGGTTGCCTGTAACGGCACTCTGGTGCAAACCGGCAGCCTGCCTCCCCGACAGGCTTCAGGCACACTGCAGGATATTACTCCCTTCAAGCAGTTGACGAGAGAAGTACAGGAGATTACCCACACCGGCGCTCTGAACGCCATTCCGAACAGACACCTCTTCTTCCAGAAAGCAGAAGCCTGCTTCGATCAGGTCAGGGAACGGGGTACACCGGCTAGCATTGCCATTCTGGACATCGACCAGACCAGTGAGCTCTCAGGCACACACGGCATCATCGCCACAGAGCAACTCATAAAGCATTTCAACGCGGCGCTCACGGCATCGTTACGTCATCAGGACACGGTGGCACTCATGGGCACCAGTGAGTTTTTCATCCTTTTCCCCGAGGCCGACAAGACTCTCTGCCGTACGTTGATCGACTCCTTCCGCGCCACAATGGAAACGACAAGCTTCAGTGCCAATGGAACTCCCGTGAAGGTCACATTCTCAGGCGGCATTGCAGACACGATGGAACTGCCCGCCGAAGACCTGCGCCCCAGAGCCCTTATTGCCATTGCGGACAAGCGGCTGAACATGGCCAAGAAGACCGGTCAGGACAGAGTCGTCGCCGACTGATATCGCCTGCAGCTTCCAGCATAATTCACCCCCTCATCATGCTCCCATCCCCGCGCTCTCCGGGCGGGGGACACCTTGTCGCGTCCACAGACAGGACCTACAACTCCGGCCGCAGGGCGCATGCTTCGAGATATTGACGCATCGCTTTCGCTGACATAGAGCTATCTCACGGGAGCATTGCATGCGTACACGATTCACGGAAGCGATATCGCGCTACGTCCGGGTAGCCCCTTTTCCCCATATGACCACAATCAGCATGGCGGGGCTCTCTCTGCTGTGCGGAGCAGAAGCCAGCCTTGAAAGCGATTCCGGCAATCGTTTTCTTGCTGCCGTGTTCTGGGTTCTTTCAGCCCTGTTTGCATGGGGCATTTTGCTGTGTCAGGCAGACGCCCTTTCGCGCTTCAGGGAGTTCGAGCGGGTTCGCGCCACATTACGACGCTACGGCTTCAAACCGCGCATTCTGCGACCGGTCTCCTCTTCCCGTTGCCAGCGGGATGCGGCTCTCCTTGCTGCCTCGGAGACGGGATTCCGTGCACAGGCCCATCGGTATTTCCGCGAGCTTGGCTACCGGTGGTATCACATCCTGCCCGACCGCATTGTGGCCAACCCACTGTATTTCTTCCATCCCGATTTTTTACGCAGCACCTTTCTGCCCCGCCGCAGCACACAGGAATAGCGCCCATCCCAAAAACCTCCTTTTTCGGGAGGACATCTCATGACATCCGGAATGAAAGTACTTATAGTCTCCGTGATTCCATCTGACATTCGCATACGGAGAACGCCATGCAGTACAAGATCCACCCCATTGTCATGGGCACCAAGGTATTCGATAAAGGCATGATGACCTATCAGCACGACTACGGGAAATCCTACACCATTCCCATCTACTGCTGGTACGTTGAAGGCGGCGACAAGAAGATTCTTGTGGATACGGGCGAAATGCAGCCCATCAAGTCCGAGGATCGTGAAAAGGCCATTGGCGGCCCCATCTACACCTTTGAAGAAGGTCTCGCCAAATACGGCCTCACGCCGGACGACATAGACATTATCATCCACACGCACCTGCACAACGACCACTGCGAAAACGACTACAAGTGCGCAAATGCCGAAATCTACGTGCACGAACGCGAGCTTGAACGCATCCACGATCCGCATCCGCTGGACTTCCGCTATCTTGAAGACTACATCGAAGACGTGGAGGAAAACGGCCAGATCCGGGCAATCACGGAAAGCGAAAAGGAAATCGTGTCCGGCATCCGTGTCATTCACACCCCGGCACACACCGAGGGCGGCCTGAGTGTGCTTATCGATACCGCAGAGGGCACCGTTGCCATCACCGGCTTCTGCGTCATCGACGAAAACCTCAATCCCCCTGCAGAAATACGCGCCAAGGAGATGGAAGTCATTCCCCCCGGCACCTGTATCAACCCCGTGGAGAGCTACGAAATCATGCTCAAGGTGAAATCCCTGGCTTCCACGGTCATCGCATTGCATGAGCCGCGCTACGCGAGCATAGAAACCATAGGCTAACAGGATTCCTGATGAGCAACACCATTCTCGATGTCACCTACGAAGGCGGCATGAAGGTCGCCGCAACCATCCGCAACTTCACCGTACACACGGACCAGAAGGAAAAGCAGGGAGGAGAAGATAGCGCCCCCACTCCCTTTGAACTCTTCTTTGCCGCCCTCGCCACCTGTGCGGGGGTGTATGCCAAGCGTTTCTGCGACAAGAAAAACATCTCCGTGGACGGCATAGCCATCTCCATGGAATGCGAATTCGATCCTGATCCGAAGAAGTACCGGGCCCAGAAGATCACCACCTCCATCACCGTGCCCGCCGACTTCCCCGAGAACTTTGAAACAGCGCTCATCCGCACCGTGGAAGGTTGCGCCGTTAAAAAACAGATTCTGGAACCGCCGGTATTCGAAGTGCGGATTCAGCGCTAAGCCGTAAGGCAGCATCAAAGACAAAGCCCGCCGCAAGGACGGGCTTTTTTATTTTCTCATCATTACAGCACGATAGACAATAATAATTTCCACCACCGAGCACTCGCAAAGACGCCCCCGGTGGCGGGAGCGCCTTACCCAAAAGCTGCTTTCTGCTCCGAAGCCAACTCCGGCAAACCGCAGCATGCTCCCTGTAGAAGCCAGCTAACGCAACCGCTACCTGCCCGCGAAATAATCAGACCTCACCGCATTGCCCAGCCTGCAGCCCACTTTGAGCATTTCACGTATTCACACCCGCTGTAGATTGTGGCATGCTTTCGCCGTATTACCTATAACCCGATCAAATGCAGCGCGTCCCTGCGGGACGCTTCAGGAGTTTTCCATATGCCCACTTCCACCCAACTTTCTCTGCACGTGGCCGAGAATCCGGAAACCCTTGCACGCCTTGCAGCCAAACTGGTCATCGAACGCTGCCAAAAGGCCATTGCCGAACGGGGAACCTTCACAATCGCCCTCTCCGGCGGCAAAACCCCCACCCTGCTGTTCCAACTGCTTGCAACCCCCGAGTTCCAGAAAAGTCTGCCGTGGGAAAAAGTGCTCTTCTATTGGGTGGATGAACGCTGCGTAGACCCCGACCACTCCGACAGCAACTACCGCGTTGCCCGCGACGAGCTGCTGCAAAAAGTGGAAGCCACCAAGTTTTACCGCATGCGAGGCGAACTGGACCCCGAAGAGGCCGCCCAAGCCTACGAACGTCTGCTCCGCCAGCATTTCGAACTTGGAGCTGGCGAACTGCCCCGTTTCGACTGCATCCTCCTCGGCATGGGGGCTGATGGCCATGTGGCCTCCCTCTTCCCCGAAGAAGAAGGGATCAACATCAAGGACCGCCTCGTCATTGACCAGCGAATCAGCAAACTCAAGAGCGACAGGCTCACCCTGACCCTGCCCGTATTGAATAACGCCCGTTGCTGCATATTCATGGTGCAGGGCAAGGAGAAGCATGAAGTACTGGCAAAGGCCCTGAATATTCTCGGCTCTCCCGACCTGCCTGCCCAAAAGGTGAAACCCGTAAACGGCGAACTGATCTGGGTTGTGGATGAGGATGCACGTCAGGGCTAACGGCACCCAAAAAACAACGCACATTGCCGAAAATGCAATGGCAGTCCAACAAAACAAGAAAGGCCGACACGCAAGTGTCGGCCTTTCAGACTAATGGCGAGTTTTTTTTACATATTTCTTTTTCATAAACCGTCAGACGAAGTTGCACGACTGGCAGTAAAAACAAGCAACAATCTGTTTGTAATCCTTACAATTATATTACAGAAGAATGCCCCACCACAAACTCTTATCATCCCTGGCTCTTGCAGGCCCGACTACCGGTAGAAAAATCGCCCCCTACGCAAGATGCAATCCTTTTCCGACCGCTGTCACGGCATGACGGAGTCTCATTTTTCTGGACTTCGTTGGCCGCCGACTGACAGAAAAACCGACACCCGCGTTTCGGCTGTCTTGTTTTTGCAGACTAGGAATGATTCCCGCACGTAACAGCTAGTCCCCCCCTTCATTCAACAACTCCACAAGTACGGTACCGTTGGTCATCTCCTCAAGAGCACGCTGCAATCCCTCAGCTCTCTCTTCCGGCATTTCCAGCAGATAGCGAACATCCACCGTGAACGATTCCTCCAGCACCACAGCCTCATAGTCAGGCAGCAGGCGCTTGAACAGGGTAACGGCGCTGTAGTCCAGCACTACCTCCATCCGTACGGGCACAATACGCTCCCGTACCGGCAGGGTATCCAGCCCCGCCTTCACCATTCCTGCATACGCCCGTACCAGTCCGCCGGTCCCCAGTTTGATCCCGCCAAAATACCGCGTCACTACGCAGGCAACCTCACCCACAGACGCATGCAGCAACACGTTCAGCATAGGCCTGCCTGCCGTTCCGTGCGGCTCGCCGTCATCGCTCATGCCCACCTGAGCCGTGCTCCCGGGAGGACCGGCCTGAAACGCCCAGCAGTTATGGGTCGCATCCGGGTGCTCTACCCTGATGCGCTCAATGAACTCCCGTGCCGCCTCGGTGGATGAGGCATGGGCCATTGTGGTGATAAACCGGCTTTTCTTGATCATCTCCTCCACCCTGTGGAACGAGGAGTCCGGTATGAAGTAACGTGCGGTCATGCTGGCTGGATAGCGGCAGGCAGGCGCAAGGTCAACACACTGTTGAGAAAAGCCATGCCGGAGCCAGCAATGCCATAAGCGCAATGCCGCACGAAACACACCTCACCCGGCGCCGGATCAGGAAGCCCGACACAAGGCCGAGTTGACCAAATCCCGCATTCGGCCTACATCCTCGGCAACATGTCCAAAACGCTCATCATCGCAGAAAAACCGTCAGTCGCGCGGGAAATAGCCCCCCTCGTCAACGCCACCGGCCGCAGGGACGGCTATATTGAAGGCCCCACACATCTGGTCAGCTGGGCAGTCGGCCACCTTGTGGGCATTGCCGAACCTGAAGACCAGCATGAGGTATGGAAAGGCAAGTGGACGCTGGATCAGTTGCCCATCATACCGCCCAAGTTCAAGCTTGCCGTCCTCGCTGAAGGCCGCAAGCAGTTTGCCGTGCTGAACAGACTGCTGAATCTGGACGACGTGGACACCGTCATCAACGCGACGGACGCCGGTCGCGAAGGGGAACTCATCTTCCGCCGCATCTATCTGATGGCGGAATGCTCCAAGCCCGTAAAACGCTTCTGGGCCAGTGACATGACCGAAGAAGGGCTGAAAAAAAGCCTGAACAAGTTGCTGCCGGACAGCAACAAACGCAACCTCGGCCTTGCATCCTTTGCCCGCGCCGAAGCCGACTGGCTCATCGGTATGAACTTCTCCCGGATTTTCACCATCAAGGCCAACAGCCTTGTCTCCGTTGGTCGAGTACAGACGCCGGTGCTCAAACTGCTGGCAGACAGACGCCGCGACGTTGAGCACTTCGTCCCCCAGAACTACTGGACGGTAGAAGGATCTTTCGGCAAGCCCAACGCCCCGGCAGACGAGCAGGAACCGCCCTTTGCCGCCACGTGGCACCGGCCGCCCGATCTGGATGAAACACGCATCAGCAAGGAAGAGCAGGCCAACCGAATTGCCAGCGAGTGCGAAGGCAAAGACGGCGTTGTGGAGAGCACCACAAGCCGCAAGGGTACCACAAAACCGCCCCTGCCCTTTGACCTGACCACCCTGCAACGCGAGGCCAACACCCGCTTCGGCTATTCGGCCAAGGATACTCTGACCATCGCGCAAGCTCTTTACGAACAGAAAAAGCTGCTCACCTACCCCAGAACCGATTCACGGCACCTGACCAAAGAGCTCTTTGCCGAGATTCTGAACTACTTCAGGGCCATCTATCATCTTTATCCGGATGAGACCGTACCTGCCGTTGAACGCGTACGTGAAGGCAAAAAATTTCCCTGCGTGGACGACAAGAAAGTCACGGACCACCACGCCATCATTCCCACGGCAAACAAGGCGGACCTTGACCGGTTGTCCGGCGAGGAACGCAACATTTACGACATGGTCTGCCGTCGCTTCATTGCCGCATTCAGCATGGAAGCCACATTTTCCGCATCCACGGTGCACATCGTGGTGGAAGACCACACCTTCATTGCCAAGGGAAAGGTCTTCAAGGACCGAGGATGGTTACAAGTGGAACCGTGGCGCGCAGCCGAAGACAACCCCCTGCCCGCCCTGCGCAAGGGCAGCAAAGTCAGCACTGAGGCCGTTAATGCCGTTCGCCGCCAGACAAAGGCTCCCGCGCATTTCACAGACGCGTCCCTGCTTGCCGCCATGGAAACTGCGGGCAAGTTCGTGGAAGATGATGAACTGCGTAACGCCATGAAGGAACGGGGACTCGGTACGCCTGCCACCCGCGCACAAATCATTGAAACACTGCTGTCGCGCGGCTACGTAAACAAAGATGGTAAGAAGCTGATCTGCAGCGACAGAGGGCTTGAAGTCGCGGACATCGTCTCCGCACTGCTTCCCGAAGTCTCTTCGCCGGAAATGACAGGCCAGTGGGAAAAGAAGCTCAAAGACATTGAGGCCGCACAATACACCTACCCCGACTTCATGCGCGAGATACGCACCATGGTCAGCCGTGGTGTGGGCCACATCAAGGGACGCAATGTCACATCCCTGATCGTGGCAACCAAGGCCCGTTCCCTGCCGGTACGTGAACCTGACGGCAACTGCCCCCTGTGCGGCGGCGAGATCATGGAACGCGAAAAAGGCTACAGCTGTTCCCGCTGGAAACGCGAAGACGGTGGCTGCCTCTTTGTCATCTGGAAAAGCATGTTCGGACGTGAGCTGCCGGAAGAGATTGTCCGTGAGCTGCTTGCCACAGGACGCACGGCGCAACCTCTGGACTTTGTTTCCAAAGCCGGAAAGCCTTACTCCGCCCGCCTTGTTCTGGAGGAAGGACAGGTGAAACCGGAGTTTGTCAACGACCGGCCTTATGGACAACAAACAGCGAACTACCGCGAGGAGTCTGATGCAGCTCCGTTACAGAATCCTGAACAGGCATTAGACGGAGAAGGAGCAGAGACCGGTAGGCAGGCAGACGATCCGCTACCCCAGCCGGAAGCCCCGACAGTAACCCCGGAAGATGGCTTGCCCGAGGAAGATACCGCCCCCTCGCAGGACAAAGAAATGTGAGTTTACGAAGAATTATTAGATTTTTCATTTTTTGCTTTACATCGAAACCAGTTTTCTCTAAATAATAATTATTCCTATTAAGGAGAGGCCGCACGGCCAACTCATATACTTTGAACAGACAATTTTATTTAAGGAGAAAAAATCGATGAGTAAGACTCTTGCCAATCTGATGGAAGCTTTTGCAGGTGAATCCCAGGCCAACCGCAAGTACCTCGCATACGCAAAGCAGGCTGAAAAGGAAGGATTCCCCCAGGTCGCAAAGCTGTTCCGTGCTGCTGCAGACGCAGAAACCATCCACGCCCACGGCCATCTGCGTAACGCTGGCAAGATTGGCGACACGATTTCCAACCTCAAGGACGCCATTGCGGGTGAAACCCATGAATTCAAGAACATGTACCCCCAGATGATCGCTGAAGCTGAAGCCGAAGGCGAAAAGGTGGCAGCCCGTTATTTCGGCTTTGCCAACAAGGCTGAGCAGGTTCATGCGGAACTGTACAGCAAGATGCTTGAATCTCTGGATAACCCCAAGGACGTAGATTACTACAACTGCTCCGTATGCGGTTACACCAATGAGGGCGAATTCACCGAAGGCAAGTGCCCCATCTGCGGTGCTGCAGCCAAGGCCTTCTACAAGGTCGACTAGTCCCTCCTCCCGGCCAGTCGATACAGACGGTAGCCTGACAGGTACAAACAAGCCCCCGCTCTTTCGGAACGGGGGCTTTTGCTTGCATAAAAAAAGCCCGCCTTACGGCGGGCTTTCTGTCAACTGGACGTCCTAGTAACGGGGACGACGCTCACGGGGCTGAGCTTCGTTCACACGAAGATCGCGGCCCTGGAAGTTCTGGCCGTTCAGAGCTTCAATAGCCTGAAGGGCGTCTGCATTTTCCATCTCAACAAAACCGAAACCGCGGGAACGGCCGGTTTCACGGTCTTCAATAACCTTGGCGGACAGAACGCTGCCGTAGTCGGAGAACAGGGAACGGAGGTCGTCGTCGGTTGCGGACCAGGACAGGTTGCCAACATAGATGTTCTTGGACATAGCCTAAAAACTCCAGATAAAATAATAAATTGTACAAAGTGTACCGCAGCCTGTCCGAACCCTGTAGATCTCTGAAAGGAAGCCCAAGTGTCTTCAAGGATGCCGTAACA is drawn from Desulfovibrio mangrovi and contains these coding sequences:
- a CDS encoding N-acyl homoserine lactonase family protein; the protein is MQYKIHPIVMGTKVFDKGMMTYQHDYGKSYTIPIYCWYVEGGDKKILVDTGEMQPIKSEDREKAIGGPIYTFEEGLAKYGLTPDDIDIIIHTHLHNDHCENDYKCANAEIYVHERELERIHDPHPLDFRYLEDYIEDVEENGQIRAITESEKEIVSGIRVIHTPAHTEGGLSVLIDTAEGTVAITGFCVIDENLNPPAEIRAKEMEVIPPGTCINPVESYEIMLKVKSLASTVIALHEPRYASIETIG
- a CDS encoding OsmC family protein — its product is MSNTILDVTYEGGMKVAATIRNFTVHTDQKEKQGGEDSAPTPFELFFAALATCAGVYAKRFCDKKNISVDGIAISMECEFDPDPKKYRAQKITTSITVPADFPENFETALIRTVEGCAVKKQILEPPVFEVRIQR
- the pgl gene encoding 6-phosphogluconolactonase, which encodes MPTSTQLSLHVAENPETLARLAAKLVIERCQKAIAERGTFTIALSGGKTPTLLFQLLATPEFQKSLPWEKVLFYWVDERCVDPDHSDSNYRVARDELLQKVEATKFYRMRGELDPEEAAQAYERLLRQHFELGAGELPRFDCILLGMGADGHVASLFPEEEGINIKDRLVIDQRISKLKSDRLTLTLPVLNNARCCIFMVQGKEKHEVLAKALNILGSPDLPAQKVKPVNGELIWVVDEDARQG
- a CDS encoding YigZ family protein, encoding MTARYFIPDSSFHRVEEMIKKSRFITTMAHASSTEAAREFIERIRVEHPDATHNCWAFQAGPPGSTAQVGMSDDGEPHGTAGRPMLNVLLHASVGEVACVVTRYFGGIKLGTGGLVRAYAGMVKAGLDTLPVRERIVPVRMEVVLDYSAVTLFKRLLPDYEAVVLEESFTVDVRYLLEMPEERAEGLQRALEEMTNGTVLVELLNEGGD
- a CDS encoding type IA DNA topoisomerase produces the protein MSKTLIIAEKPSVAREIAPLVNATGRRDGYIEGPTHLVSWAVGHLVGIAEPEDQHEVWKGKWTLDQLPIIPPKFKLAVLAEGRKQFAVLNRLLNLDDVDTVINATDAGREGELIFRRIYLMAECSKPVKRFWASDMTEEGLKKSLNKLLPDSNKRNLGLASFARAEADWLIGMNFSRIFTIKANSLVSVGRVQTPVLKLLADRRRDVEHFVPQNYWTVEGSFGKPNAPADEQEPPFAATWHRPPDLDETRISKEEQANRIASECEGKDGVVESTTSRKGTTKPPLPFDLTTLQREANTRFGYSAKDTLTIAQALYEQKKLLTYPRTDSRHLTKELFAEILNYFRAIYHLYPDETVPAVERVREGKKFPCVDDKKVTDHHAIIPTANKADLDRLSGEERNIYDMVCRRFIAAFSMEATFSASTVHIVVEDHTFIAKGKVFKDRGWLQVEPWRAAEDNPLPALRKGSKVSTEAVNAVRRQTKAPAHFTDASLLAAMETAGKFVEDDELRNAMKERGLGTPATRAQIIETLLSRGYVNKDGKKLICSDRGLEVADIVSALLPEVSSPEMTGQWEKKLKDIEAAQYTYPDFMREIRTMVSRGVGHIKGRNVTSLIVATKARSLPVREPDGNCPLCGGEIMEREKGYSCSRWKREDGGCLFVIWKSMFGRELPEEIVRELLATGRTAQPLDFVSKAGKPYSARLVLEEGQVKPEFVNDRPYGQQTANYREESDAAPLQNPEQALDGEGAETGRQADDPLPQPEAPTVTPEDGLPEEDTAPSQDKEM
- a CDS encoding rubrerythrin family protein; protein product: MSKTLANLMEAFAGESQANRKYLAYAKQAEKEGFPQVAKLFRAAADAETIHAHGHLRNAGKIGDTISNLKDAIAGETHEFKNMYPQMIAEAEAEGEKVAARYFGFANKAEQVHAELYSKMLESLDNPKDVDYYNCSVCGYTNEGEFTEGKCPICGAAAKAFYKVD
- a CDS encoding RNA recognition motif domain-containing protein, with product MSKNIYVGNLSWSATDDDLRSLFSDYGSVLSAKVIEDRETGRSRGFGFVEMENADALQAIEALNGQNFQGRDLRVNEAQPRERRPRY